In the Clostridium beijerinckii genome, one interval contains:
- a CDS encoding alpha-N-arabinofuranosidase has translation MAKKAKMVVDKDFKISEIDKRIYGSFIEHLGRAVYGGIYQPGHMSADENGFRTDVMELVKELDVPIIRYPGGNFVSNFFWEDSVGEVAERPKRLELAWRSLETNEIGLNEFSKWTNAVGSEIMMAINLGTRGIADACNLLEYCNHKGGTKYSDLRIKHGVKEPHKIKTWCLGNEMDGPWQIGHKTSKEYGRLALETGKAMKLIDPDIELVSCGSSNTAMPTFPEWEASTLDHTYDVVDFVSLHQYYGNRLNDTANFLAQSDDMEHFIKTVTSTCDYIKAKKRSKKTMHLSFDEWNVWFHSNNEDDDIMKNHPWQKAPALLEDMYNFEDALLVGLMLIVLMKHSDRVKMACLAQLVNVIAPIMTEENGPAWKQTIYYPYLHASKYGRGIALQPVVSSPKHDTIDFTDVKDVESIAVYNEEKEEVTIFAVNRNLEEDIELTCDVRSFEGFKIIEHIVLEHDNMKIVNSPTGEAVTPKSVDRSNLVDGIITSSLGKASWNVIRLGKNK, from the coding sequence ATGGCAAAAAAAGCAAAAATGGTGGTAGACAAAGACTTTAAAATATCCGAAATAGATAAAAGAATTTATGGTTCTTTCATTGAACATTTAGGAAGGGCAGTATATGGAGGGATTTATCAGCCAGGCCATATGTCAGCTGATGAAAATGGCTTCCGCACCGATGTAATGGAATTAGTAAAAGAATTAGATGTTCCAATTATAAGATACCCAGGTGGTAATTTTGTATCAAATTTCTTTTGGGAAGATAGTGTTGGAGAAGTAGCAGAAAGGCCAAAGAGACTAGAATTAGCTTGGAGAAGCTTAGAAACTAATGAAATTGGATTAAACGAATTCTCAAAGTGGACTAATGCTGTAGGATCTGAAATAATGATGGCAATAAATCTTGGAACAAGAGGAATTGCAGATGCCTGCAATCTTTTAGAATATTGTAATCATAAAGGTGGTACGAAATATAGTGATTTAAGAATAAAACATGGTGTTAAAGAACCACATAAAATAAAAACATGGTGTTTAGGAAATGAAATGGATGGACCATGGCAGATAGGGCATAAAACTTCTAAAGAGTATGGAAGATTAGCTCTAGAAACAGGTAAAGCTATGAAATTAATAGATCCAGATATTGAATTAGTTTCATGCGGAAGTTCAAATACAGCAATGCCTACTTTCCCTGAATGGGAAGCATCAACTCTTGATCATACTTACGATGTTGTAGATTTTGTATCTCTCCATCAATATTATGGTAATAGATTAAATGATACTGCAAACTTCTTAGCACAAAGTGATGATATGGAGCACTTTATTAAAACAGTTACTTCAACTTGTGATTATATAAAAGCAAAAAAACGTAGTAAAAAGACTATGCACTTAAGCTTCGATGAGTGGAATGTATGGTTCCATTCTAATAATGAAGATGATGATATAATGAAGAATCATCCATGGCAAAAGGCACCTGCACTTTTAGAAGATATGTATAATTTTGAAGATGCACTTTTAGTTGGATTAATGTTAATTGTTTTAATGAAACATTCTGATAGAGTTAAAATGGCATGCTTAGCGCAATTGGTTAATGTTATCGCACCAATTATGACAGAAGAAAATGGACCAGCTTGGAAGCAGACTATATACTATCCATATTTGCATGCATCTAAATACGGTAGAGGAATTGCACTTCAACCAGTAGTTTCTTCGCCAAAACATGATACTATAGATTTTACTGACGTAAAAGACGTTGAATCGATAGCAGTATATAATGAAGAAAAGGAAGAAGTTACAATATTTGCAGTTAATCGTAATTTAGAGGAAGATATTGAATTAACTTGTGATGTAAGAAGTTTTGAAGGATTTAAAATCATTGAACATATTGTGTTAGAGCATGATAATATGAAAATAGTGAATTCTCCAACAGGTGAAGCTGTTACTCCAAAATCTGTAGATAGAAGTAATCTGGTTGACGGAATTATAACTTCATCTTTGGGAAAAGCGTCTTGGAATGTAATTCGTTTAGGAAAGAATAAATAA
- a CDS encoding ArsR/SmtB family transcription factor produces MIHITNLKESLPLFKALSSDVRMNILEILSQYKQLNMNELSEKLDLTNGAVTMHIKKLEECGLIKTTNLTGKHGLQKICSLHEDKFVIDIGKQDVENSYHIDLNIGHYSNYDIAPTCGIATKDSIIGEVDNPNYFADPERINADILWFTKGSIEYRIPNYLKPSEVFSELQISMEISSEAPGVCSIWPSDIHFYLNNVNVGRWTSPGDFGDSKGILTPSWWNPHWNQYGLLKLLSINSFGTFIDGIKISDVTLEDLELNYKSDILLKLAVPEETKHVGGLTIFGKNFGNYNQGISIRLVYNTLTQES; encoded by the coding sequence ATGATTCACATTACAAATCTAAAGGAAAGTTTACCACTCTTCAAGGCTTTAAGTTCGGATGTAAGAATGAATATATTAGAGATTTTATCACAGTATAAGCAATTAAATATGAATGAGTTATCAGAGAAACTTGATTTAACTAATGGTGCAGTTACTATGCATATAAAAAAATTAGAAGAGTGTGGATTAATAAAAACTACTAATTTAACTGGAAAGCATGGATTACAAAAGATATGTTCTCTTCACGAGGATAAATTTGTAATAGATATTGGTAAACAAGATGTAGAAAATTCATATCATATAGATTTAAATATAGGCCACTATTCTAATTATGATATTGCCCCTACATGCGGAATTGCAACTAAGGATAGTATTATAGGAGAGGTAGACAATCCAAATTATTTTGCTGATCCTGAAAGAATTAATGCAGATATTCTTTGGTTCACTAAAGGAAGTATAGAATATAGAATCCCTAACTATTTAAAACCAAGTGAAGTATTCTCTGAATTGCAAATATCTATGGAAATAAGTTCAGAAGCTCCTGGAGTATGTAGCATATGGCCATCTGATATACATTTCTATTTAAATAATGTCAATGTTGGCAGATGGACCAGTCCTGGAGATTTTGGTGATAGTAAAGGTATTTTGACTCCATCTTGGTGGAATCCTCATTGGAATCAATACGGATTACTAAAACTTTTAAGCATAAATTCCTTCGGAACTTTTATTGATGGAATAAAGATTTCAGATGTCACTCTAGAAGATTTAGAATTAAATTATAAAAGTGATATCCTTCTAAAGTTAGCTGTTCCAGAAGAAACAAAACACGTTGGTGGATTAACTATTTTCGGAAAAAACTTTGGCAATTACAATCAAGGCATAAGCATAAGACTTGTTTATAATACATTAACTCAAGAATCTTGA
- a CDS encoding AraC family transcriptional regulator, producing the protein MFYFISDNKYPLTHCSSGKLINNENFIHSKRNLDTFVILIGCKGTLYIAQDDKKYELTPNKFIILFPFHTHYGYKKSEGNLSYYWCHFRITSAEYKLLNAEQINDSIFNLDNELKKASSDVYILPEYGSISSAARTSLIFRQLLDLSNKKSYSEYLTNYALSLLAMEISQDFMDNIIHQNEKLSNTNCKINEIANWININYNSNLTAHKIAKTFNYNQDYLSSAFKKYTGTSLLKYINKTRIYASKQLLLNSSFSIKEIALQVGFNDDKHFMKLFKKFEDVTPTEYKNAYFRKNLNKK; encoded by the coding sequence ATGTTTTATTTTATCTCTGATAATAAATATCCCCTTACTCATTGTTCTAGTGGAAAATTGATAAATAATGAAAATTTTATACATTCTAAAAGAAACCTCGATACTTTTGTTATTCTAATTGGTTGTAAGGGAACACTATACATTGCACAAGATGATAAAAAATATGAACTTACTCCAAATAAGTTTATTATATTATTTCCCTTCCATACTCACTACGGTTATAAAAAATCTGAAGGGAATCTTTCTTACTATTGGTGTCATTTTAGAATTACTTCTGCTGAATATAAGCTTTTAAACGCTGAACAAATTAATGATTCTATATTCAATCTTGATAATGAATTAAAAAAAGCCTCTTCAGATGTTTATATTTTACCTGAATATGGTTCAATTTCTTCTGCCGCAAGAACAAGCCTTATTTTTCGTCAACTACTTGATCTATCAAACAAAAAGAGTTATTCAGAATATTTAACAAATTATGCATTAAGCCTGTTGGCAATGGAAATCTCTCAAGATTTCATGGATAATATAATTCATCAAAATGAAAAACTATCTAATACCAATTGCAAAATAAATGAAATTGCAAACTGGATAAATATAAATTATAATTCAAATTTAACTGCACATAAAATCGCCAAAACATTTAACTACAATCAGGATTATCTTTCTTCGGCATTTAAAAAATATACTGGTACGTCTCTTTTAAAATACATCAACAAAACAAGAATTTATGCTTCTAAACAACTTCTATTAAATTCATCTTTCTCAATAAAAGAAATTGCTCTTCAGGTTGGATTTAATGATGATAAGCATTTTATGAAACTTTTTAAAAAATTTGAAGATGTCACACCAACTGAATATAAAAATGCATATTTTAGAAAAAACTTAAACAAAAAATAA
- a CDS encoding glycoside hydrolase family 127 protein, whose translation MNSNTFSKPLQINRINVKDNFWKKMMELARTHVIPYQWEALNDRIEGAEPSYCMQNFKIAAGMMEGEFKGFVFQDSDFAKWIEAVGYSLMWNKDEGLEKIADGAIDIVCAAQQPDGYLDTYYIINGLDKRWTNLRDNHELYCLGHLIEGAVAYYEATEKDKLLNAIVKYVDYVDTIFGPEDGKLHGYPGHEVIELALIKLYKIKKDKKYLNLAKYFIDERGKSPLYFEEEGKKYNNKFWWEDSYFKYQYYQAGKPVKEQEVAEGHAVRAVYLYSGMADVARETNDDELLEACKRLWSNMTKKQMYITGGIGSSQYGEAFTCDYDLPNDTIYAETCASIGLVFFARRMLEIEPKSQYADIMEKALYNGIISGMSIDGTKFFYVNPLEVVPEASEKDHLRAHVKVERQKWFGCACCPPNLARLLTSIGSYAYTLRDHTIFMHLYMGGEISANFSGKSVEFNIRTNYPWDESIDINLNMKEEAEFEFALRIPEWCRNYEIKVNEEKINYSVVDGYAYINRKWKDSDRISILFKMPVEIVRANINVREDMGKVAVMRGPVVYCLEEEDNGPDLHRVYLKSNPKFTYEYDKDFLGGAIVLESDGLVVKEQDCDKDKLYVYDSKIEFNEKKLKWIPYYLWANRTPGEMIVWVRKCI comes from the coding sequence ATGAACTCAAATACCTTTAGTAAACCTTTGCAAATAAATCGTATAAATGTAAAAGATAATTTTTGGAAGAAAATGATGGAGCTAGCAAGAACTCATGTGATTCCTTATCAATGGGAAGCATTGAATGATAGAATAGAAGGTGCGGAGCCAAGTTATTGTATGCAAAATTTTAAGATTGCAGCTGGGATGATGGAAGGTGAATTTAAAGGTTTTGTATTTCAAGATAGTGATTTTGCAAAATGGATAGAAGCGGTTGGATATTCTCTTATGTGGAATAAGGATGAAGGACTTGAAAAAATTGCAGATGGAGCAATTGATATTGTTTGTGCGGCACAGCAGCCAGATGGATACCTAGATACTTATTACATTATAAACGGATTAGATAAAAGATGGACAAACTTACGTGATAATCATGAATTGTATTGTTTAGGTCATTTGATTGAAGGGGCAGTAGCTTATTATGAGGCAACAGAAAAAGATAAGTTATTAAATGCAATCGTAAAATATGTAGACTATGTGGATACTATATTTGGACCAGAAGATGGCAAATTGCATGGATATCCAGGTCATGAAGTAATTGAATTGGCTTTAATTAAACTGTACAAAATAAAAAAAGATAAAAAATATCTAAATTTAGCAAAATACTTTATAGATGAAAGAGGCAAATCACCATTATATTTTGAAGAAGAGGGGAAAAAGTACAATAATAAGTTCTGGTGGGAAGATAGTTACTTTAAATATCAATATTATCAAGCAGGTAAACCAGTAAAAGAGCAGGAAGTTGCAGAAGGGCATGCTGTAAGAGCTGTATATTTATATTCAGGAATGGCTGATGTAGCAAGAGAAACAAATGACGATGAGCTGCTAGAAGCTTGCAAGCGATTATGGAGTAATATGACTAAAAAGCAAATGTATATAACAGGTGGAATCGGATCATCACAATATGGAGAAGCATTTACTTGTGATTATGATTTGCCTAATGATACTATTTATGCTGAAACTTGTGCGTCTATTGGATTAGTTTTTTTTGCAAGAAGAATGCTTGAAATTGAACCTAAATCACAATATGCAGATATAATGGAGAAAGCCTTATACAACGGAATTATAAGCGGAATGTCAATTGATGGAACTAAGTTTTTCTATGTAAATCCATTAGAGGTGGTTCCAGAGGCTTCTGAAAAAGATCATTTGAGAGCACATGTAAAAGTTGAACGTCAAAAATGGTTTGGATGTGCATGCTGTCCGCCTAATCTAGCAAGACTTTTGACTTCTATAGGAAGTTATGCATATACATTAAGAGATCATACAATATTTATGCATTTATACATGGGAGGAGAAATATCAGCTAATTTCTCTGGAAAGAGTGTAGAATTTAATATTAGAACAAACTATCCATGGGATGAGAGTATAGACATTAATTTAAACATGAAGGAAGAAGCTGAATTTGAATTTGCATTAAGAATTCCTGAATGGTGTAGAAATTATGAAATAAAAGTTAATGAAGAAAAGATAAATTACAGTGTAGTCGATGGATATGCTTATATTAATAGGAAATGGAAAGATAGTGATAGAATTAGCATTTTATTTAAGATGCCTGTAGAAATAGTTAGAGCAAATATAAATGTAAGAGAAGACATGGGAAAAGTTGCTGTAATGAGGGGACCAGTTGTTTATTGCTTAGAGGAAGAAGACAATGGACCTGATCTGCACAGAGTTTATTTAAAGAGTAATCCTAAATTTACTTATGAATATGACAAAGACTTCTTAGGTGGTGCAATAGTACTTGAAAGTGATGGACTAGTAGTTAAAGAACAAGATTGTGATAAAGATAAGTTATATGTATATGACTCTAAAATTGAATTTAATGAAAAGAAGTTAAAATGGATTCCATATTATTTATGGGCTAACAGAACACCAGGAGAAATGATAGTGTGGGTAAGAAAATGTATTTAG
- a CDS encoding sn-glycerol-1-phosphate dehydrogenase, which yields MNEILTKTIEEMADMEFDCGCGKKHRIDIKHIYVGENVYNRILDVAKEILPKEILLVSDNNTYKALGKCVENELTESGYKINNIILFSDGDLIPDEKAIGRVLVEVNNETELIVAVGSGSINDICRIISAKTHIPYVIMGTAPSMDGYASTVSPLIIDGAKVTYPGTNPYAIIADSNIMKDAPFEMICAGFGDILGKYTALSDWRLSNTIHNEYFCDTTEKLVRNAMYKCFENIEGAVKRDVKAIEYISEALILSGIAMTLSGNSRPASGAEHHLSHYWEIDKLSRRLEHPLHGNSVGVGTVISAWVYKKLNIEERFGIETPVPEIIINLLNSIGAKSNPKALGIEKELFHRSVIHALEIRPRYTILQYAKTENMLEECANELTNLFYGE from the coding sequence TTGAATGAAATTTTGACTAAAACAATAGAAGAAATGGCGGATATGGAATTTGACTGTGGCTGCGGAAAAAAACATAGAATAGACATAAAACATATCTATGTTGGAGAAAATGTATATAATAGAATTCTAGATGTCGCAAAAGAAATTTTACCAAAAGAAATCTTATTGGTCAGTGATAATAATACTTATAAAGCACTTGGCAAGTGTGTAGAAAATGAACTTACTGAATCAGGTTATAAGATAAATAATATTATATTATTTAGTGATGGAGATTTAATTCCAGATGAAAAAGCAATTGGACGAGTATTGGTTGAAGTAAATAATGAAACAGAGCTTATAGTTGCTGTGGGATCTGGAAGTATTAATGATATATGTAGAATAATAAGTGCAAAAACTCATATTCCTTATGTTATAATGGGAACAGCTCCATCAATGGATGGATATGCATCAACAGTATCACCTCTAATTATTGATGGAGCAAAGGTAACATATCCTGGGACTAATCCATATGCTATTATAGCTGATTCAAATATTATGAAAGATGCTCCATTTGAGATGATATGTGCTGGATTTGGTGATATACTAGGAAAATATACAGCACTTTCTGATTGGAGATTATCTAATACGATTCATAACGAATATTTTTGTGATACAACAGAAAAGCTAGTAAGGAATGCTATGTATAAATGTTTTGAAAATATAGAAGGAGCTGTTAAGAGAGATGTTAAAGCAATAGAATATATATCAGAAGCACTTATACTATCAGGAATAGCAATGACTCTTTCAGGAAATTCAAGACCAGCATCAGGAGCAGAACATCATCTTTCTCATTATTGGGAAATTGATAAGCTTTCAAGAAGACTAGAGCATCCTTTGCATGGCAATTCAGTTGGAGTTGGCACAGTAATATCGGCATGGGTGTATAAAAAACTTAATATTGAAGAAAGGTTTGGGATAGAGACTCCTGTGCCAGAAATAATAATAAATTTATTAAATTCTATTGGAGCTAAGTCTAATCCAAAGGCGTTAGGAATTGAGAAAGAATTATTTCATAGGAGTGTAATTCATGCTCTTGAAATCAGACCTAGATATACGATTTTGCAATATGCAAAAACTGAAAATATGTTAGAAGAATGTGCAAATGAATTAACGAATTTATTTTACGGAGAATGA
- a CDS encoding HAD-IIA family hydrolase encodes MLKDKKLFLLDIDGTIALDTTLIDGTLEFMDYVLSIGGKYIFITNNSTKSIEDYIMKFDDFGIKVDKTSFVTSSYATAIYLKEVYKDKKIFVLGTKSFIKELKRFELNITEDKDEDIVCAVVGFDNELNYKKIEDICELLSTRDIDYIATNPDLVCPTSFGFVPDCGSICEMIENAVKRQPLYIGKPNKTIVEMCLEQTGFTKEQTLVIGDRLYTDIACGINGGVDTAVVFTGEATKEDLKDTEFRPTYSFSTIKELYEKLAF; translated from the coding sequence ATGCTAAAAGATAAAAAATTATTTTTATTAGATATTGATGGTACAATAGCTTTAGATACAACATTAATCGATGGTACATTAGAATTTATGGATTATGTTTTAAGTATAGGTGGTAAATATATATTTATAACAAATAATTCAACAAAAAGTATAGAAGATTATATTATGAAGTTTGATGACTTTGGAATTAAAGTTGATAAAACAAGTTTTGTAACATCATCTTATGCAACCGCAATATATCTAAAAGAAGTATATAAAGATAAAAAAATATTTGTTCTTGGAACAAAATCATTTATTAAAGAACTAAAAAGATTTGAGCTTAATATTACAGAAGATAAAGATGAAGATATTGTTTGTGCAGTAGTAGGCTTTGATAATGAATTAAATTATAAAAAGATAGAGGATATATGTGAATTACTATCAACAAGAGATATTGATTATATAGCTACTAATCCAGATCTTGTTTGTCCGACTAGCTTTGGTTTTGTGCCAGACTGTGGATCAATATGCGAAATGATTGAAAATGCAGTTAAAAGACAACCTTTATACATTGGGAAGCCTAATAAAACGATAGTGGAAATGTGTCTAGAACAAACTGGATTTACAAAGGAGCAAACTTTAGTTATAGGAGATAGATTGTATACAGACATTGCCTGCGGTATTAATGGTGGTGTTGATACAGCTGTAGTATTCACTGGAGAAGCAACAAAGGAAGATTTGAAAGATACAGAATTTAGACCAACATATAGCTTTAGTACAATCAAAGAGTTATATGAAAAGTTAGCTTTTTAA
- a CDS encoding NUDIX hydrolase: MNLEYIMNKLKDEKPYINGWKRMRRSAIIIPLVEIDNEVHVLFEVRSKKLRSQPGDICFPGGKIDGNESPKEAALREISEELGVKSINIVNELDTIVRYDGIIIHPYVGIIKDLDEIKISEDEVDHVFYVPLSYLLDNKPRIYNNKINIERDKEFPYDLIVNRENYKFREANYRSLFYKYETYNIWGITAEMLQDFLENL; the protein is encoded by the coding sequence ATGAATTTAGAATATATTATGAATAAGTTGAAAGATGAGAAACCATATATTAATGGCTGGAAAAGAATGAGAAGGTCAGCTATAATTATTCCACTAGTTGAGATTGATAATGAAGTACATGTGTTATTTGAAGTTAGGTCTAAAAAATTAAGGAGCCAGCCAGGAGATATATGCTTTCCAGGTGGAAAAATAGATGGAAATGAATCTCCTAAGGAAGCCGCGCTTAGAGAAATATCCGAAGAACTTGGCGTAAAAAGCATTAATATAGTAAATGAATTAGATACTATAGTAAGGTATGATGGCATAATAATTCATCCGTATGTAGGAATTATTAAAGATCTTGATGAGATAAAGATAAGTGAAGATGAGGTTGATCATGTGTTTTATGTACCGTTATCTTATCTTTTAGATAATAAGCCTCGTATATATAATAATAAAATAAATATTGAAAGAGATAAAGAATTTCCATATGATTTAATTGTTAATAGGGAAAACTATAAATTTAGAGAAGCTAATTATAGATCTTTATTTTATAAATATGAAACTTATAATATATGGGGAATCACAGCTGAGATGCTACAAGATTTTTTGGAGAATTTGTAA
- the rpiA gene encoding ribose-5-phosphate isomerase RpiA yields MDQKRVAGEKSAEYIKDGMILGLGTGSTAYYMIKKVGELIKNGMKIKAVATSKSTESLARELKIPLLSIDEVDKIDLAIDGVDEIDNEFNAIKGGGGALFREKIVASLANEVIWIMDESKLVDGIGEFPLPVEILPYGYKHVIKELQDYSLNPKIRMKEEEIFVTDNGNYIVDLHIGKPMNINDVYNKVNKITGVLETGLFINMCDRIIIGTSSGTKIINNSNSQNVKMEQFR; encoded by the coding sequence ATGGATCAAAAAAGAGTTGCAGGAGAAAAATCAGCAGAATATATAAAAGATGGGATGATATTAGGATTGGGAACAGGCTCGACAGCTTATTACATGATTAAAAAAGTTGGAGAATTGATTAAAAATGGAATGAAGATAAAAGCTGTAGCAACATCAAAAAGTACTGAGAGTTTAGCAAGAGAACTTAAGATCCCTTTATTATCAATTGATGAAGTTGATAAGATTGATTTAGCAATTGATGGCGTAGACGAAATAGATAATGAATTTAATGCTATTAAAGGTGGTGGTGGAGCCTTATTTAGAGAAAAAATTGTGGCGAGTTTGGCTAATGAAGTTATATGGATTATGGATGAAAGTAAATTAGTTGATGGTATTGGAGAATTTCCTTTACCAGTTGAAATATTACCATATGGATACAAACATGTAATTAAAGAATTACAGGATTATTCATTAAATCCCAAAATAAGAATGAAGGAAGAAGAGATTTTTGTAACTGATAATGGTAACTATATAGTTGATTTGCATATAGGAAAGCCAATGAACATTAATGATGTTTATAATAAAGTTAATAAAATAACTGGAGTACTAGAAACTGGATTATTTATTAATATGTGTGATCGTATTATCATTGGAACAAGTAGTGGCACCAAGATTATTAATAATAGCAACAGTCAAAATGTGAAGATGGAGCAATTTAGATAG
- a CDS encoding GNAT family N-acetyltransferase, protein MIREIINEDFNGLMQLYMQLHGESMPGKTPEIMEVWNRILEDKEHHIIIAEEEGKIVSSCVCVIIPNLTHNQRPYAFIENVVTDKHYRNKGLATACLNYAKEIALKEKCYKLMLLTGSKKDSTLNFYEQAGYNQNDKTAFIQWI, encoded by the coding sequence ATGATAAGGGAAATAATAAATGAAGATTTTAATGGATTAATGCAATTATATATGCAACTTCATGGTGAATCTATGCCAGGAAAAACACCAGAAATAATGGAAGTATGGAATAGAATTTTGGAAGATAAAGAACATCATATTATTATTGCAGAGGAAGAAGGAAAGATAGTGTCTTCGTGTGTTTGTGTCATAATACCAAATTTGACACACAATCAACGACCATATGCATTTATTGAAAATGTAGTGACTGATAAACATTATAGAAATAAAGGATTAGCAACAGCTTGTTTGAACTACGCAAAAGAAATAGCACTTAAAGAGAAGTGTTATAAATTAATGCTATTAACTGGCTCTAAAAAAGATAGTACGCTAAACTTCTATGAACAAGCAGGATATAATCAAAATGATAAGACCGCTTTTATACAGTGGATATAA
- a CDS encoding AAA family ATPase: MVYLNYFTFPNEDMEFDFFMKVKRTCYDSFYPFKVLSQHGLKRIDFEPVTILYGGNGSGKSTALNVIAEKIGVSRDSIYNKSNFFPDYVNMCDIYVETDIPKNSKIITSDDVFDYILNIRSINEGIDIKREKLFEEYLESKYSRFQMKSMADYEQLKKVNTARSKTQSKFVRNRLMDNFREYSNGESAFIYFTEKIDENGLYILDEPENSLSPKRQMELMNFIEDSARFLRCQFIISTHSPFILAMKGAKIYDLDENPVDVKRWTELENVRTYYDFFKMHEKEFK; encoded by the coding sequence ATGGTTTATTTGAATTATTTTACATTCCCTAATGAGGATATGGAATTTGACTTTTTCATGAAGGTAAAAAGAACCTGTTATGACTCGTTTTATCCGTTTAAGGTATTGTCACAACATGGTCTTAAAAGAATTGATTTTGAACCAGTTACTATTCTGTATGGAGGAAATGGTTCTGGAAAATCAACAGCGTTAAATGTTATAGCAGAAAAAATAGGAGTAAGCCGTGATTCTATCTATAATAAATCTAATTTTTTTCCTGATTATGTCAATATGTGTGATATATATGTTGAAACAGATATTCCTAAAAATAGTAAGATTATTACTAGTGATGATGTATTTGATTATATCCTAAATATTCGTAGTATAAATGAAGGAATTGACATAAAGAGAGAAAAGCTTTTTGAAGAATATTTGGAGTCTAAATATTCTCGATTCCAAATGAAGTCGATGGCAGATTATGAACAATTAAAAAAAGTAAATACTGCTAGGAGTAAAACACAATCAAAATTTGTGAGAAATAGATTAATGGATAATTTCAGAGAATATTCAAATGGAGAAAGCGCATTTATATATTTTACTGAAAAAATTGATGAGAATGGACTATATATATTGGATGAACCTGAAAATAGTCTTTCGCCAAAACGTCAAATGGAATTAATGAATTTTATTGAGGACTCCGCACGGTTTTTAAGATGTCAGTTTATTATATCAACGCACTCACCATTTATACTTGCTATGAAAGGCGCGAAAATATATGATCTCGATGAAAATCCTGTTGATGTAAAACGGTGGACAGAATTGGAAAATGTACGTACATATTATGACTTTTTCAAAATGCATGAAAAAGAGTTTAAATAA